The Athene noctua chromosome 10, bAthNoc1.hap1.1, whole genome shotgun sequence genome segment AGCAGCTAATGTTTATCTTCTGCATAAGTACCAGCTGTGCATTTTCAGGTTTTGCTGGAAGGGAGCATACGTGCACAGCAGAAATCCCTCAGTCTCTGATCGGTGCTGAATAGTACCACAGGAGGAGGCACAGAGATCCTGTGCATCATTGCTAACAGTCAGTCCTCATCCCTCTTGTGCAGTGGGATGACAAATACAGAGATGTCATCGTAGGATGCCTCGCGGCTGTCATCCAACATCCACTGGTGGCCTCTCTTCTTTCCCCTGGCTCTGCATACCAAGCACTTGGCCAGTTCTGAAAATCTGTGGGTGGAAAAAATGCAAGGTTGGGGTTAACATGGCACTACTCTCTTAAGAACAAtattgaaatgtgatttttacatTGTCaaaatattagggtttttttaaagacaccaGCTTTATCATTGTTCCTTTAAGATGGGGAAAGATCAGAATGCAGTTTCCCTAAATCAGAGGAAGGGTGCTTGGTCATGCCAGAGCTGACCTAGAAGCAAAGTGATCTCAGCCTGCTTTTGATCTGACCAGGTTCTTCGGAAGGGAAAACACCAGCAATGCTGGTATTACCTGTGAGGATCTGTCCTGTTTTCTGCAAGGAAGCTCCTGACCACATGGGCCACCTCTTTGTTACACAGAACATCCCAAAGGCCATCAGTTGCCATGATGAGGACATCGTCTTCCTTAATGTTGTGCTGAGCAAATTCAAATACATTCACCTGGAAAGCACAAGAGTAAATTGGTGACAATTCCTGCAGTGTACTGGAGGGGCCAAAGAGATGACTCTTTGCCCGAGAGATGACAAACTAGGACCGGGGTGCTTTGACTCCTTTATGTCCCCTTGCTGCTGTGCTTCTAGATTCATGTCCTGGGGATTGTCTCAGCATGATGTGGGGAGATGGGGAATGGAAAAAGGACACAGCTAAGACCTGCCAGGTCTGTAAGAGGTGGGTGCTATAAAGGAGGAGCAGCATGTTTAATTCCATTCTGACATTCCCATGTGCTGTGACTGACCTTGGGAATGCAGGAGAGGAAAGGTTTGACTTCAATGTTGGTGTCGATGACTTTGAGTTGATGATCCCCCAGACCTCGAGAGACAGCCAGAGTCCCCAGCAAGCGAGCCTGGccccaaacaaagcaaaacagtattGAAAGACAAGAATGTGGCAACTTTAAAGGCTGACGTGTGGCCTGACTGATCTATGTGTTGCCTTCAGGACCCTTCTCCAAGCACCACCCAGAACAGCCCCTGGCGACTTCAGAGATGGAGGAATGATCAGAACTGATGGCCTGATATGAGTGTGGAGACAGCCTGCCTGTGGAAGGCTCCTGGTGGCTCACAGTGTGCTCTGGAGTTAGTACCTGTGTTCTGGGTAATGCTACAGACCTCAGGAAGCCCATGGTGGCATCTGCTCTTGATTTGGAGTGGTGGGGAAGAAAActtggtggggtgggggggctcaagGAGTCCCTTCTCCTGGCAAAGAGGGTTCTGCACTGTCTCTTTGCAGAGGGAGTGTGTGGGAATACAACAGAAGATTGgtgaggaggattgtaaacacgcTCAAGCGTTGAAAAGCACATATATCGTACTAAGCGTTGTTTAGTTTTGCATGCTTGATAGGTAGAATGTCTGCTTAGATAACATAGGCCTGTGatagactcagaggcaccttacCAAACATgtttgagattcctgccctgctgtgggaaagatcaaagcacagtggaaaactaCGCCTGCAAAAATCTTGGATacacaggaaaaagcagcaggttcaagatcttttctttttGGCTAGCAAGGACTGAGCTCTGTGGCGCCTGTGTCCCTACTTGTGTGCCTCTGGCCAGGTGCTGCTGCAGTGATCCCCCAGGCTGTGaggtaacaagaataaatttactctttgcatttcatccgtggttttgtggttgttcctgcgTCCTGCCTGTGCAGGCTCACACAGGGTGGCATGCAGGTTGTAGTGCTGTGGGAGGTGAAGGGGCTTTCTGCTTGACTCCAGCCAGCAGACACTGGATGTGTACAGTCATCGCTTCTCCCTggtgcctccttccctccccaggctccatttctcagcctctcctcgaGGGTTTGTGGGAAAAGTGCTAGAACTGGAGGAGACAGTCCAAAGTGGAATCTGATTGAAATAAGTTTTCGTCTGAAATTGAGTTCTTGTGCGCAAGGGGAGATGAGAAAAGGGCAGGCTGGCTCAggggtgctgcctgctctgctagCAGGTACTCTGGAGGAGGTGCAACCTCTGTTCCGGAGGGCTCTGGTTTACACTAACCAGGCAGCACGGTGCTAGTGAAGGGAGCTGTGGGACTGCGCCATGCTAGAGCCCCCCCAGAGCACTGGGTGTGCTGCAGCCCCAATCTGCCGTATAGTGCCCTGGAGTGTGACTGAGTGACAGGGATGCTGAGGACCCCCAGCAGACTTGCCTCTGCCTTCCCAGTGTGTAAAGCATTAAGCTACCTGCTTCCCGTGACCATGGACAAGAGGATACTTGAGGTCAGCTTTCTCCACCATCTTGTATCCCCTAGAACAGAGAATTCACCATCGATTTGGGATTTATCTGACTTGACAGTACAACCAAGTCAAAGCATTTTGACTGAGATTCAACCCTTGTGGTGCCCCCATGCACAGGCAGCTGACTGAGGACAGGGCAAGGTGACTTGTTGAAGCAGATGCAGTGAAGATGACCCCTTGCTGAATGCCCAGGTGgttttccctctcctcttcatCCCCAGCTTGCACTTGCACTACACTGGAACTCTCTGCACCAGCCCCACCTCGCAGGATCCCCGAAGGACCATCTCAGTTGTTCTCTAATTGCCCTGCCAGAGTCCCAGTCCCTCCATCATGGGGAAGGCTGCTCACAGCATCATCGTTCACCTGATCTGGCACAGCTTTgcactgccaagcccactgcTCTTGCCAGTGGGCCACGCCCCTTCTCCCTGCACCTCCCCATCACTGTGAGCCGGTAAAGCTGCCCTGTGCCACAACCTTATCCTCAGGCAGAAAGGACTCACCAGCCCTCCATGAAGTAATCCCGGTACAAGACTTTCTGGCCCACGTCATCTCCCTTCAACCTCCGTGGAAACTCAAAGCGTGTGAACTCGCCATCCAGGagctttgggaaaagaaaagccTGGAGGCGGGAATGAAAGCATGAAGATGGACAGGTTCTGCTTCAGTGGAGCAGGGCACCAGAATGGCTTCTGCCTCAGGACTGGCACTCCCAGCAGCACAATGGAGAACAGAACTGGGAAAGCACATCCCAAGGAGGACGTAAGCATCTCCCATACTAAAGGCTGTTGGTTGAATCTTGTCCCCAGCCCTCCTTGGCTAGTGCCAGATGGCATTCTAGCTGCATAGTGGCCTTTGAGAAAAGCTGGTGGTCCTCTTGCCACCAGCCCTTTCTGACCCAGAGGGATGCTCATGGCTGGATTGTCTGATGCATGGAAGGAGTCACTCACCAGGTGCTGGATTCGCTGCCTCTCTGTCTCAGGTGTGAACTCACAGCTCATGGGCACAACATCGTCCTTCAGAACAAGAATTGCCCTGTGATGGGGAAGAGGCAAAAAGCTGAGCTGTCACTGCAGCCCTCCTCTTACTGAGGTTAGCCCCAGAGTCAGCCAGGTGTGGGCCAGGGGGTAACCAGTGGCAGAACAATGCCAGAATATAGCTCTGCAcccagaaacatttaaaaatgccaGTGTATTTTAAATAACTCCATTGCAATTGCACTGTTGCAGCAGAGGACTGAGCTTGCCTGGTCTGACAATGGTAGAATTCACTGCTAGAGGAAGGGTGAGCCAAGGTCAGATGAGGAAGCTCTTGAAATCACCTTCCACTTTTAAACACCTGCCAGGCTGAGGTTACTGCTGCACTACCACCCTAGTGCTGCCCTGTGGCTGGGCAGCGTTAGTCCCTTGAAATCCCAAAACCCTTCCTGGAAGCATGAGAGCACCTGTCCTTCCATCAGGTCCTGTGGCAGGCAGGAGGGAAATGGCTGGATTGCACATTTAGCTTCTGCAGGATTAAATAAGCTGCTGGAAGCCTTGCTCATCTCCCAGCTCTCATCCCCCTTTTATTATAGCTCACCTGCTGTCCCCAGCATTAGCCACATACAGCTTTCCCTGGAAATAAAGGGCAGCCAGAGCAGTGCAGCCTCCTGTCTGGTTTGTAGCTTCCATCTCCTGGCCGATTACTTCATCCTGTTGGTTTAAATAAGTTTGGAGAGTGACATgagccaggctgctgctttctgctgctaCCTCATGCCTCCCAGCAGAAATCCAGAACTAAAACTGATTGCAGACAGCCACGGGAAACCAGCAAGGCGAAAGACAATGTTGCTTCGGTACAGCCAACAAAACTGTTGCTGCTTGACTAAGAACTGCTTTAGGAGCACGATGGGGAGACCTCAAACTTGTATGTGCTGTACAGGTGTGACAGTAGCCACCACCTAGTCCTAAGGAAGTGTAACTGCTGGGTGCAGTTTAGCAGAGATGCTGTCACTTTGCTCTGGGTCAGCACTGCTGACATACAATAGATCCGAGGCAGATCTTGGGGAGCTGACCCCGTGCAATCTCAGCACGCTTGAAGGTTTGGCTGAATGTTCCTGCCTGCTCTATGAGCTGCAGAACTGCAGACCTTGCCCACCGTGGGCAGCGGGGAGGGACAGACTGACTGCTTAGGGCAGCAGGAGTGCTGCCCTGCTCGGGGGTACTCACACATTCCTGGAAGGCGTTCTCCAGCGCTCCCACCACCAGGTCCTCTGCCTGGATGTGCTTCTCCTCCACGAACTGGGGGTCACTATCACAAACGCAGCGTCCGCTGAGATGCATGGGGGGACAGGCCTCTGTGATGCCTCCCACAAcctcctccagcttctgcttGATGCAGTAGTGCAAGTAGTTGGAGGCGATGATGGCAGCTTCTGGGCCACCGTGGCCATCAAACAGTGCCCAGTAGTAACCGGTCAGAAACTGCAGCAAGGAAGAGGGACAGCGGGGAAGAAGGGCTGGAGAGGTTGAACAGGTGGCAGGCTCACAGCCAGGACATCATTGTACATGTTTTGCCTGGCTTTTCCATCCCAGCTACCCTTCCCTGACACCAGATAATCTCCTGAGCAGCTCAAATTCACGTGATGCCCGTGTGCTGCTCTGCCAGGCCAGTCACCTGAGCTCTGAGCAGCTGGATTTGCTGCCACCCACCCTCACGCACTGCTCTTCTGTGTTTTAGGGGAGATAGGGCCATTTTACAAGAGGtgaggcagagctgctcccaggTGAGAGCATCCCTTGTACCTGCTTCATGTTGCTGTCCCCAAGTGATGACAACACACATCAGCCCTTGAAAGCAGAGTGAGGACAGTAAAGGAAAGGTGAGGCAGCAAGTAAAGGGCTTGGGCAACCTTAAGTGCTGCAAGTCATGGGCCACGGAAGTAGAAATGGCACATACAGGCAGACCTGGGTGTTTGCTGGCCAGACCTAAGGCACATGGGTACCCTAAATGTGTGCAACGAGGGGTTTCAGCACATGGACATGTAGGACTGATGGGGAAACCCTGTGTTTCCTGTACCTGGGCCCTTGGGTGCAGACCAGGGCCGGCAGCAGGGTGAGCACAGGGGGCTGTACCTGCGTGGAGCACAGGATCAGCcattcctcatc includes the following:
- the PPM1M gene encoding protein phosphatase 1M isoform X2, translated to MADPVLHAGTAPCAHPAAGPGLHPRAQFLTGYYWALFDGHGGPEAAIIASNYLHYCIKQKLEEVVGGITEACPPMHLSGRCVCDSDPQFVEEKHIQAEDLVVGALENAFQECDEVIGQEMEATNQTGGCTALAALYFQGKLYVANAGDSRAILVLKDDVVPMSCEFTPETERQRIQHLAFLFPKLLDGEFTRFEFPRRLKGDDVGQKVLYRDYFMEGWGYKMVEKADLKYPLVHGHGKQARLLGTLAVSRGLGDHQLKVIDTNIEVKPFLSCIPKVNVFEFAQHNIKEDDVLIMATDGLWDVLCNKEVAHVVRSFLAENRTDPHRFSELAKCLVCRARGKKRGHQWMLDDSREASYDDISVFVIPLHKRDED
- the PPM1M gene encoding protein phosphatase 1M isoform X1 codes for the protein MSGEWLRRLRRGGPAERPGGTQGPGPSPPPAALRYRRPKFLRGGGADESPRGGRAVRGTGPERPLPWGAGYAEVINAEKSEFNEDQAACCQISIRRREPGLEEDEEWLILCSTQFLTGYYWALFDGHGGPEAAIIASNYLHYCIKQKLEEVVGGITEACPPMHLSGRCVCDSDPQFVEEKHIQAEDLVVGALENAFQECDEVIGQEMEATNQTGGCTALAALYFQGKLYVANAGDSRAILVLKDDVVPMSCEFTPETERQRIQHLAFLFPKLLDGEFTRFEFPRRLKGDDVGQKVLYRDYFMEGWGYKMVEKADLKYPLVHGHGKQARLLGTLAVSRGLGDHQLKVIDTNIEVKPFLSCIPKVNVFEFAQHNIKEDDVLIMATDGLWDVLCNKEVAHVVRSFLAENRTDPHRFSELAKCLVCRARGKKRGHQWMLDDSREASYDDISVFVIPLHKRDED